The stretch of DNA CCGCGCAGCGCCCCAGCTCAATGCGCTCGCCATCGTGAAGGGCCTTTGTCTCAAGTTCATCGAGCCCGCTGTACTGCCAGCTCTCATCGCCCTCGGCGCTAAACCAGAAGGTCGCGCCGGTGGCCCGCGCGAGCTCGCGGCCGCCGCTTAAGTAGTCGGCGTGAATATGCGTCTCGGCCACATCCGTGATGGTCAGGCCGTGCTCGCGCGCCAGCTCAACATAGGGCTCCAGATCGCGGCGCGGATCGACCACCAGCGCTTTGTTGGTGTCCGGGCAGCCGATCAGAAAGGAGGATTGGGCCAGGTCGCTGTCGTAGAGTCTCTCGAAGATCATGGGCGGTTCCCTCGGTTTAGCGTCTTAACGTCAAATTTTTCTGGACGAGGGAGAACGTATGCACAGGTTTACTGCTCGCAAGTACAGCAGTAGGCGATATTCGAAGAGCGAGGATGGGGTCTGGGGCCACGCGAGATGATGCCCGATGCCCCAAAATGTGATTCTGGTCGGCGCAAAGGTATCGACTATGACAACGTGTCACGGTCGGGTGGGGGGTAAGGCGATGCCATGTCGCAAAATACCACACCCCCCCTGCCTTCGAGGCGATGGCCTGTGCCAATTTGTCACGGTCGGGTGGGGGGTAAGGCGATGCCATGTCGCAAAATACCACGCCCCCCCTGCCTTCGAGGTGATGGTCTATGCCAGCTTGTCGCACTTTTGGGCGTTGGAAGGCATCGTCGATGCGTTGGGCTGAGGGGCGTCGCGGTGCCAGGTGATCGCGCATAGGCGAGCGTTGACGCGGGGGGGGCCCGGGTTATCGTCAACGCCTTCGATGATTTCGATGATTTCGATGATTTCGATGACGCGGTGATGGGTTGAGCATGCCGGCGCGAGTGCGCGGCGAACCAGGGAGCAACGCAATGGTGGAGTCACAACACGACGAGGCGCCCGGGAAGGTGCCCAACGCGATGGTGGATCGCCTGGGGAGCGCGCGCATCGGCACCTACCGCGGGGAGCTGCCGGCGGTGCAGCTTCATCGCCTGCGCGGCGCCGAAGCGCTGGAGGGGGCGGCGGCGAAGGTGCGGCGAAAACGCTGGCAGTACAGCGCCATCTGCACCGACGAGGTGTTTGTGGCCCAGGCGATCGTGCACGCCGGTTACGCCGCCCACACCTTCATGTACGCCGTCGATCTGCTGGAGGAGCGCCCGGTGCTGCGTTTCGGCGGGCTGGGCGTGCCGGGGTTGCAGGTGGAGGTCGGCGACTGCCCGGGCGTCGGCCTTGCCGCCCATTACCGGCGTCCCGGCGCGCACCTGTTTACGCGTCGCGAGCCCCGCGGGATGCCCTATGAGGTGGGGGCGACGCTGGGCACTTGGGCTGCGCCGGCCTTCGGGAAGACCGATCTTTTGGCCGAGCTGCACACCGAGCAGGCCGCCCCGGCGCTCACCGTGATCTCGCCAGTTCCCGATCCGGGCCGCATCAACGTCACGCAGAAATGGACCGCGCTGCCGGTCAAAGGCCACTTCAAGGTGGGCTCGCGCTCCTATGATCTCGACGGGGGGCTGGGCGCGCTGGATTACACCCAGGGGTATCTGGGCCGCCAGACGGCCTGGCGCTGGGCGATGGGCATGGGGCGCCTGCCTGACGGGCGCCGCGTGGGGCTCAACCTGGTTGAGGGGTTTAACGACACCCACCCCACCGCCAACGAAAACGCGCTCTGGGTGGGCCGGGAGCTCATCGGGCTCGGGCGCGCGCGTTTCACCTTTGAGAAAGAGCATCCCGAGCGACCCTGGGAGGTAACAACAGGCTGTGGGCGCGTCCGGCTGCACTTTCGATCGATCTTCGTGCACCGCGAGGTGCGCAATCTGGGGCCCATCCGCAGCTACTTTTTGCAGCCCGCCGGCATCTTTGAGGGGGAGATCAAAGTGGGGGGCACCACCTACCCGGTACGCCTGGTGGGCGTGACCGAAGATCAGGATATCTGGTGGTGATCGCCCCTTAGCCCGCGTATTTCGCGGCGCTCCGGGGGATGGGAGTGCGCGCCCCGGCTCCGATGTTGTAAGGGGCGGATGAGTGTGGGAGATTGCGCCCGAAGTGGGCGCCCAAGAGCGCTCTTTGAGCGGCCGCGAGGGTGACGAAAAACCAAACCTTCGCGCCAACTTAGCACCTGAGGATGAACGTGATTTTTCGAGTTTCAGCAAGCCAGCAGAAGCTGGTGGGGCGAGTGGATGATGGCGAGGAGCTGGTGACGGAGCTCACGCGGATTTGCCGGAGTAATGGGGTGGCTGCGGCGGAACTACGCGCCGTCGGGCAGTTCTCCGAGATCGAGCTCGCCGCCTTCGATCCTCGCCGCGGGGAGTACGTCAAAGTGGTGGAGGGGGAGGGGTATTTTGAGCTGGTGAGCCTCAACGGCAACGTCTCCACCCTGGGCGATGAGGTGGTGCTGCGCCTCGACGCGGTGTTCAACGCGCTGGGGCCGGCCGGCCCGCAGCTTGTGGCCGGGCAACTGCGCCGGGCCAAAGCGCTGAGCGCGGAGTTTGTGGTCGATGTTTTTGGCGATCTGCGCATGAAGCGTCGCCTGGACACCGCCAGCGGGCGCCTGGAGTTGGAGACGATCGAGCAGATCGAGCGCCCCTCGGAGCGCAAAGAGCCGGCTGCGGCGTCGAGTGCGAGCGCCGCACCGAGCGCGCCGGCGGCCAGCGAGCCGGCCGCCTCGGCCGGCGGCACCCCGGGCCTCTCCTGGGCCGACGCCATCGCCGAGGCCGACTCCACCGAGACGCGTCGCGAGCAGGCCCGCAAGGGGCGCCCCGCGCCCAAGAAGCCCGCCCGAGCCGCGAGTTTTGACGACGATCTGGACGGACCGATGCTGAAAGCCGGCGACATCCTCGATCACCCCAAACTCGGGCGCTGCCGGGTGATGAAGGTCGAAGACGAGGACTACTGCCACATTCGTCTGCCCCGCGGGAAAATCCGCAAGATGATGATGGAGGTCCTCGACATCCGCTTTGTTGGCGAGGAAGACGGCCGCAACGTCTTTGAAGCGCGAGTGCGAAGATGAGCTCGCGCTTTGCGCCAGAGCGGGTGCGCCAGCGCCTGGGGGAGCTGGGCTGGGAGCCGGCGGTGCATTTTGATCGCGTGCCCGGCCTGGAGGGCCGGCCGCTGCGCGAGGCCGCTGTGCTCGCGCCGCTCTGCCAGGTGGGCCAGGAGTTGCACCTGGTGTTTACCGAGCGCCCCGACTCGATGCGTCAGCACTCCGGGGAGGTGAGCTTCCCGGGGGGCCGCCGCGATCCGGGCGATGATCGGTTGCGGGATACGGCGCTGCGCGAGGCTCATGAGGAGATCGGGCTTCTGCCGGGCGATGTGCAGCTTTATGGATCGCTTGTGCGCATGCCCACGATCAGCGGCTATGAGGTCACGACCTTTGTGGGGGAGTTCGCACACCCTTATGAGCTGGTGGCCAACCCGGCCGAGATCGAAGAGATGTTCATGGTGCCGCTCGGGCATCTGGCCGACCCGGCCTTTCAGCGCGTGGAGAAACGCAGCTGGGACGGGGTCTCTTACGATCTGCATTTTTATGAGTTTGAGGGCCACACCATCTGGGGGGCGACCGGGTATATGGTGAGCGTGCTCCTTGATTTTCTGGCCGGTCGCCGCCTCGATGAGGGGCGGTGGACGGCAAAGTGAGGCGACTGTGGCGTTGAAGGTGGTGCTGGGCGTAAGCGGCGGGATCGCGGCCTATAAGGCCTGTGAGCTTGTGCGGGCGTTGATCAAACGCGGCGATGAGGTGCGCGTGGTGATGACGCGCAACGCGCAGGAGTTTGTGACCCCGCTGACCTTTCAGGCGCTCACGCAGCAGCCGGTGGGCGTCGCGACCTTTGATGCCGGGTATGAGGCGCAGATCGGCCATATTGAGCTCGCGCGCTGGGCCGATGTGGTGCTGGTGGCGCCGGCCACGGCCAACACCATCGCGAAGATGGCCCGGGGCATGGCCGACGATCTTCTGACGACGGTGCTGCTCGCCACGCGCGCGCCGGTGGTGGTGGCGCCGGCAATGAACACCCAGATGTACCTGCACCCCCGGGTGCAGGCGAACCTGGAGACCCTGCGCCAGACGGAGCGCCACCTGGTCATCGAGCCGGACGCCGGCGAGCTGGCGTGTGGGGAGGTGGGCGCCGGCAGGCTGCCGGATCCGCCGGTGATTTTAGCGGAGCTCGATCGGGCGCTCTCCCCGCAGCTGCTCAAGGGAAAGCGCGTGCTCTTGAGCGCCGGGCCGACCCGCGAGGCGATCGACGCGGCGCGTTTTTTGTCGAACCCCTCCAGCGGCAAGATGGGCTATGCGCTGGCGGCGGCCGCGCGCAGCCTGGGCGCCGAGGTCACCCTGGTCAGCGGCCCCACCGCGCTTGAGGCGCCTTACGGGGTGACGCGGGTCGATGTGGTGAGCGCGGTGCAGATGCACGGTGAAGTGATGGCGCGCGCCTCCGAGGTGGATGTGGCGATGATGGTGGCAGCGGTTGCCGACTGGCGGCCGTCCCACCCGAGTGACAAAAAGATGCCCAAGGGGCAAATGTCCCCCACGCTTGAGCTTGAGCGCAATCCCGACATCCTGGCCGAGCTTGGTGAGCGTTTTGGCGAGGGCAGTGAGACCGAAGAGGGTGCGCGCCGACCGCTGGTGGTGGGCTTTGCCGCCGAGAGCCACGATGTGATCGAGCGGGCTCGCGCCAAGCGCGCCCGCAAGGGCGCGCACGCCATTGTGGCCAACGTCATCGGTGGGCCTGCGAGCACCTTCGGGGCCGAGAGCGCCACGGTGCATCTGCTGGTGGGGGACGAGGAGCCGCGCACTTTCAGCGGCACCAAGCCCGAGGTGGCCCGCGCGCTGTGGGAGGCGCTCGCCAGGCGGCTTCAAAGCTGAGCGCGGATTGTGGCGAGGGGCCGTTGTCTTCGCCGCATGATCTATGGTTAAACGAGAGCCGTGATGACGAAACGAGCGTATGTCAAAGCCCTGGTCGGGGATCTTCGCCGCTACCTGCAATGGCAGCAGGCCCAGGGTGTGATCGGGTCGAGCCCGGCCTCGGAGGCCGATCGCGCCGCGTTTGAGGCTTTTAAAGAGGCCCGCCAGGAGCGCCAGCTGGCGAAGATGCGCGCAAACCTGGGCTCGGGCTCGTCGTCGGCGGGCGCATCGCGCGCGCCGGAGCGCGCGCCCTCCCACCCGGGCTCGGCAGCGGCTTCGCGACCTGTCGGTTCTGAGCGACCCGGGGGCTCTGAGCGACCGGCGCCCGCGTCGCAAGCTCCCTCGCCGCCTCAGCGGCCTTCGTTCAAGGAGCCCTCGGCGCCCGCGCAGCCACAGGTGGCACCCACCTCCCAGAATGCTTCCGACGCCGGCGCTCCGATCTGGGCGCAGCTCGGCGCCCGCACCAGGCCCACCTTCAGTGGCGGCGGTGGCGGCGCGGCCGGCCCCGACCGCAGCCCGAAGTCCCCCTCCAACGCCTCGCGCGGCGAGGATCGCCGCAGCTCGCCAGGGGGGGCAGGCCCCTCGACGAACACGTCATCAAAGCCGGCCCCGTCGTCTTCTGCCCAAAAATCGCCGCCGGTCTCCCTCAACGACGAGCCGCCCCCCTACGACGACTACGACGGCCCGATGTACGACGAGGCGCTGAGCTACGAGGACTACTCCCACGAGGAGCTGCTCTCCTCGCCGCCTCCTTCGAGCGCCCCACATAAGTCCGCCGCCCCCGGGCCGGCCGCGCAGAAGTCGGCCGCGCAGAAGTCGGCCGCGTCGATGACGCCCGCCGAAAAGATGGATTTTCTGCAAAAGTACCTGGGCGACTGCCGCCGCTGCGGGCTCTGTGAGTCCCGCACGCAGATCGTGTTCGGACAGGGCAGCCCCACCGCGCGCCTGATGTTTATCGGTGACGCGCCCGACGGCGACGACGACCGCGCCGGCCGCCCCTTCGCCGGCGCTTCCGGCGATCTTTTGAGCGGCATGATCAAGGCGATGGGGCTCTCGCGTGAGCAGGTCTACATCGCCAACGTCGTCAAATGCCGCCCCGCAGGCGACCGCCGGCCGCAGGCCGGCGAGGTGAGCGAGTGCCTGCCCTTCTTGAAGAAGCAGATCAAGGTGGTGCAGCCCGACGTCATCGTGGCGCTGGGAGGCTTTGCCACCCTGGCGCTGCTCGGCCAGGCCGCGCGCCGCCCGGAGGTGCGCGGGAGCTGGCAGAGCTTTGAGGGCATCGCCCTTCTGCCCACCTTCCACCCCGACGATCTGCTGCGTGATACGAGCAAAAAACGCCCCGCCTGGGAGGATCTTCAGAAGGTGATGAAGCGTCTCGGTTAAAGGTTTGGTGTGGCTTGAAAGGTTAACGAATTCAATGGCTTGAAGGATGGGTGTGAGGCGGCGTCCGAGGTCGGCGCCGGCCGTGGATTCCATCCGAATACAAAAAAGGAGCGAGCGTGAGCGAGCGACGTGGTCATGATCTGGGGTTGCATCGAGTCATTGAGCCCGAAGGGGCGCTTCCGCAGGCCGCACAGCGCCTGGATGCCGAGAGCGAGGCGTTTGATAACGAGATTGTCATCGATGTGCAGACGCTCAACATCGACTCGGCCAGCTTCCACCAGATCATCGGTGAGCTGGGCCGCGATGAGGAGAAGGTCGCCGAGCGGGTGCGTTCGATCGTCGCCGAGCGCGGCAAGATGCAAAACCCGGTCACCGGCAGCGGCGGCATGCTGCTGGGCACCGTTAAGGCCATCGGCAAAGACTACAAAGGCCCGGTGGAGCTGAAGGTCGGCCAGCGTGTGGCCTCGCTGGTGAGCCTGACGCTGACCCCGCTGAAGATCGACCGCGTCATCAAGGTGCACCTCGACGCCGACCAGATGGACATCGAGGGCACCGCCTACCTCTGGCCCTCCTCTCCCATTGTGGCGATGCCCGAAGATCTGCCCGAGCGCGTGGCGCTCTCGGCGCTGGACGTCTGCGGCGCCCCCGCCCAGACCGCGCGCCTGGTCGCAGGCCAGAAACGCGTGCTGGTCCTGGGCGCCGGCAAGTCCGGCATGCTCTGCGCGGCCACCGCCCGCGCGACCCTGGGCGATGCTGGCGAGGTCTACGCTGTCGATCTTCACGACACCAACCTCAAACTTCTTAAAGAAGCGGGCATCGTCGACGACTTCCGCACCGCCAACGCAAAAGTCCCCACCGAGGTGCTTCACGCCGTCGAGGCGATGACCGGCGGTGAGCTGGTCGATGTGGTCATCAACACCTGCAACGTGAGCGGTACCGAGATGTCGGCGATTTTGCCGGCGCGCGACCGCGGTGTGGTCTATTTCTTCAACATGGCCACCGACTTCTCCCGCGCCGCGCTCGGCAGCGAGGGCGTGGGCAAAGACGTCGACCTGCTCATCGGCAACGGTTACGCCCACGGCCACGCCGAGCTTACCTTAAAGATGGTGCGCGAGTTTGAGGTGGTCCGAAGCCGCCTGGAGGCGCTGACCGGCGAGGGCTGAGAGGAGCCAACGCGCCGCCCCCCCGGCGGCGCTTGCACCCCGGCCCCGCAACATGCAGACTGCCTCGCCCAACTCGCCAGCGTCTCACGATGAGGCCGGCCCCGACGTGTTGGGGAGTAAATCGATTCCGGCGTTCGTTTTGCCGTCGTGATCGAGAGCCCACAGGTGGGCTGCCCCGAACAGAATAACGAGAGCGACATGAAGACCACAGATTCTGAAAGCAAGGTGCGCTGCTCCTTCTGCGGCAAAGAGGCCCGCGATGTGCAGAAGCTCATCGCCGGACCCAAGGTGCATATCTGCGATGAGTGCGTCTCCCTCTGCCGCGAGATCATCGAGGAAGACCGTCACCGCGAGCCCGAAAAGAAGAAAGAGCTCAAGGAGATGCGCCCCTCCCAGATCAAGAACTTCCTCGACGAGCACATCGTCGGGCAGGACCGCGCCAAGCGCGCGCTTTCGGTGGCGGTGTACAACCACTACAAGCGCATCCGCAGCGCGGAGCTTGAGGCCGCCGGCGCCGAGCCCCACGAAGAAGATGAGGGCGTGGAGCTGACCAAGGGCAACATCCTGCTCATCGGCCCCACCGGCAGCGGCAAGACCCTGATGGCACAGTCGCTGGCCAAGAAGCTCGACGTGCCCTTCACCATCGCCGACGCCACCAGCCTCACCGAGGCCGGCTACGTGGGCGAAGACGTTGAAAACGTCGTCAAGAACCTCTGGCTCGCCGCCGACCGCGATGTCGAGCGCGCCAGCCGCGGGATCGTCTGCATCGACGAGATCGACAAGATCAGCCGTCGCGGCGACAGCCCCTCCTCCACCCGCGATGTGGGCGGTGAGGGCGTGCAGCAGGCGCTCTTGAAGATGGTGGAATCCTCGCGCGTGATGATCACCCCGGAGGGCTCGCGCAACCGGCCCCAGCAGGAGTTCATTCAGGTCGACACCGGCAACATCCTCTTTATTGCCAGCGGCTCCTTCCAGGGCCTGACCGACATCATCGCCCGACGCATCGGCAAGAGCCAGATGGGCTTCGGCGCCGACTTCTCCAAGCGCCTGGAGAGCAGCAACGACCTGCTGCGCCACGTGCGCCCCGAAGATGTCGTGAAGTTCGGGATGATCCCCGAGTTCGTGGGCCGCTTCCCGGTGATCGTGGCCTTTGATGAGCTCAGCGAAGACATGCTCGTCGAGATCCTCTGGAAGCCCAAGAACAGCCTGGTCAAGCAGTACCAGAAGTTGTTTGAACTCGAGAACGTCAAGCTGCGCTTCAACCAGGACGCGATGGTGGCGATCGTACGCGAGGCCATCAAGCGCAAGACCGGCGCCCGCGGGCTGCGCGCGATCATCGAAGAGGTCATGCTCGACATCATGTACGAGCTGCCCAGCCTGGAGAACGTGCGCGAGTGCGTGATCACCGAAGAGAGCGTGCTGCATCGCGAGAAGCCGATGCTGGTCTACGAAAAGCAGAGCGCTTAAAGGATCACGGGTGATCGAGCCCTCCGAGAACTATCAGAAGATTCACGTGCCGCCCGGTGGCGTGTTCACCGGGCTGCGCGAGTACGCCTGCGACGGGGCGGTGATCCGCGCGCGGGTCGGCGGCAGCGCCGAGGAGCCCCGGCTGGAGCGCTGCGAGATTCTGGAGCTGCACGATCTCAACGTCGGCCAGCGCCGCACTCGCCACGATGTGGGGGCCTTTTTGCGCCGCTGCCTGCGCAAGTTGCAGCGCGACGGCATGATTCTCGTGCTTGGCGAGCAGGTGCTCACCATCCAGGGCGACGATATCGAGGTGAACCGGGTGCGTTTTCAGCAGTTTTGCTCCCGGGCTCAGGCCTCCGGCCCCTTTACCTCGCCAGAGCCCGTGCTATAGCCACACGTGAGAAGATGGGTTGGGGCTTTGACCTGCCGATGGCGACGTTGATGTTTTGAGTGAGGCAGGCGGTCCGAGATGACGAGCAGGTGGCGCGGCGATGGGTGAAGGCAATCAGTACATGTTGGGGAGCCTGGAGCGGATCAACGAACAGCTCCACCGCACCAGCATTTATGCGCCGGCGTTGCGGGTGGTGATCCGCGATCAGGTGCCCGAGCGCGCACAGCCCTACGTCGAAAAGATCCTCGACGGAGAGGGCGTCTTCTGGGATGTGGCCCCGCTCAAACAAGAAAGCTGGGAGGTGTACTCGGCGCTGACGGGCTTCTACAGCCAGTTTCTGCGCCTGGTCTGCCAGGACATCGGCCTGGATGTGTGGCCGGGCTGGCAGCGCTCGCGCTGGGTGAGCCTGGACTGGTACCCGATCGCGCGCGACCTGGGCTGGAAGGTGGCCTGCCGGCCGCTGCGCGGGGTCTTCTTCCGCCACCCCCAGCCCGAGATGCCCGAGGCGGTGCGCTACCTGGCGAGCTGGCCCCATGGCTGGTTGAGCTTTGAGGAGTGCGAGGCCTACGCGCCCTATCTGGCTGAGCTTCTGGTGCGCCTTGGCCGCGAGGTGGGCCTGGAGTGGAATGACTTGCAGCTGGAGCGCTGCTTTACGCGCCCGGGCTACATGGACAAAGAGGCGCGTTTTGACCTCTTTAACACCTGCGCCAACCGCGATACCCCCCAGGTGTGGCAGCTCTTACGGGGCTGGGCGCTGCTCGAAGCGATGCGCGAGGCGATTATGGATGGCCGCGACCTGATCTCGCTGGGGTATTGAGACCCCGTGCGTTATCACCGCTCGCGCATCATCGTGTGCGCGTGGTGTGTACGCCCCTCTTTCCGACACCTCTTGAACGACGATGAAACGCCCGGCGCCTGACCCGCGCGGGGCGAAGGTATGTGTGATGGCCCGAAAAAAACGCGATATTCGCAACGTAGAGCCGACCTTTAAAGGGTGGGCGGTGCCCGGGCCGCTGCCCGATGTGGCGCGGATGATGGACTTTGAGCCTGGCGAGGGAGAATCGCTCGACGCGCTCAGCGGCCATTTTCGCATCTTCCAGCTCAAGAAAGGCCACCGCTTCTCCACCGACGATGTGCTCACGGCCTGGTACGGAAGCTCCTGGTGCCCGAGCGCCGGCACGGTGCTGGACCTGGGAAGCGGCGTGGGGTCGGTGGGCATGACCGCGGCCTGGCGCCTGCGCGGCGCGCGCTTTGTGACCGTGGAGGCGCAGGAAGAGAGCGTGGTCCTGGCGCGCCGCTCCGCGGCTTATAACGGCCTCGAAGATCGCTATGAGATTCGCCAGGGCGACTTTCGCGACCCGGAGGTGCTCGCTGAAGATGAGCGCTTCGACCTGGTGCTCGGCAGCCCGCCTTACTGGCCGCTGAGCGATGGCACCCAGGGCGACCACCCTCAAAAGGTGGCGTGCCGCTTTGAAGTGCGCGGCTCGGTGGCCGACTACGCCGAAGTTGCCGCCGCACACCTGAACCCCGGCGGTGTCTTCGCGTGCGTCTTCCCCGTGGACAGGCCGCAGCAGAAGGTGCGCCCCTGGGAGGCGGCGGAAAACGCCGATATGACGATCGTGCGCTGGCGTCCGGTGATCTTCCGCGAGGGTAACCCCCCGCTCATCGGGCTCTTTGTGATGATGCGCAACGTCGATCTTCCCGAGGCCGTGCGCGGCCAGACCTGGGAAGAGCCCCCGCTGATCATTCGCGACTCCGATGGCGAGGTTCACCCCGAATATCGGGCCGTAAAGATGAGCTTCGGCTTCTCGCCGCTGGGCTGATCGCGACGCATAGGGTGGCGGCGCGGGCATAAAAAAAAACGCCGAAGCCGAGGGACGATGGGGACCCTCGGACTTCGACGAATTCACACGACGCCGGCTCTGCAGCCCGCAATGTACCGGCGTCGCGATCAGGCCCCGAAGGGCCATCTTAAGACAACTTAGACGAGCTCTTCGCCGTCGTCGTCGCCATCATCGTCGCCTTCGGCGAGGAAGATCTCTTCGTCGTCGCCGTCATCGTCGCCGTCGTCATCGCCTTCAGCGAAGGTCTTGTCGTCGTCGCCGTCGTCGCCGTCACAGGCGAGCTCTTCGGAGTCGCCATCGTCGTCGCCGTCGTCGTCGCCTTCGGCGAAGAAGATCTCTTCGTCGTCGCCGTCATCGTCGCCGTCGTCGTCGCCTTCGGCGAACTCTTCGGAGTCGTCATCGTCGCCGTCGTCGTCGCCTTCAGCGAAGGTGGAATCGTCGTCGTCGCCGTCGTCCCCACCGTGGTCGCCACAGGCGAATTCTTCGTCGTCGCCGTCATCGTCGCCGTCGTCATCGCCTTCAGCGAAGGTGGAATCGTCGTCGTCGCCGTCGTCCCCACCGTGGTCGCCACAGGCGAATTCTTCGTCGTCGCCGTCATCGTCGTCGCCGTCGTCATCGCCTTCAGCGAATTCTTCGTCGTCGCCGTCATCGTCGCCGTCGTCATCGCCTTCGGCGAAGGTGGAATCGTCGTCGTCGCCGTCGTCGTCGCAGGCGAGCTCTTCGGAGTCGTCGTCATCGCCGTCCTCGCCATCTTCCTCGGCGAAGGTCTTGTCGTCGTCACCGTCCTCGCCGTCGCAGGCGATGGTGGTGGGAGCGTCGGGGGTGGCGGCGAAGGCCGAGGTGGCCGGCACGGCCATGGCGAGGGCGCAGAGGAGGGCGGTCAGGCGGGTCGAGAGCTTGGTAGACATGATAAAATCTCCTGCTTTTCTCTAAAAGGGAGCCGCGCCAATCGGGCTCCTCACTGAAGTAAGACGCGGTGGCGGCGCGAGGACGTTCGGGAACAGATCGGAAATTTTCAGCGCGCCGCCACCGGCGCATGGTGCCTGAGAAGCTCCGAGGAGGAGCGTCTCATAACCTTTTGCCAGCGTGGGAACCCGCCATCGGGAGGGCGCCTCGCGGCTGACGACCCGGGGTAATGCAGTCGCCGTGCCACGGGATGGAAATTTCTCAAGAAAAGATTGAAAATTGTCGCAACATGTTGATTTTGCGCCATTTTCTCTTCTGGTTCTCCATTCGGAGCAGCGCGTTGATGTCACGCCGCCGGGGTCTCGGGATCGTCGAAAACGACCACATGTTGCATAACGCCACACTCTGAGGGGGGTGTGGCGTCAGGGCGTTTGCGCCAGATCGGGCGCTGGGTGAGAATGCGCGCTGTTCGGGACGCGCGCTTTCGAGGAGACCATGCGTCTTACCTTTAAGATCACGCTCTTTTTCATCGGCGGGATCTGCTTGATCATGGCCTGGCAGGGCTACTCGCGGATCGACCGCGAGTCGGGGCTCTTTGAGGCCCAGATG from Lujinxingia vulgaris encodes:
- a CDS encoding DUF2804 domain-containing protein; the protein is MVESQHDEAPGKVPNAMVDRLGSARIGTYRGELPAVQLHRLRGAEALEGAAAKVRRKRWQYSAICTDEVFVAQAIVHAGYAAHTFMYAVDLLEERPVLRFGGLGVPGLQVEVGDCPGVGLAAHYRRPGAHLFTRREPRGMPYEVGATLGTWAAPAFGKTDLLAELHTEQAAPALTVISPVPDPGRINVTQKWTALPVKGHFKVGSRSYDLDGGLGALDYTQGYLGRQTAWRWAMGMGRLPDGRRVGLNLVEGFNDTHPTANENALWVGRELIGLGRARFTFEKEHPERPWEVTTGCGRVRLHFRSIFVHREVRNLGPIRSYFLQPAGIFEGEIKVGGTTYPVRLVGVTEDQDIWW
- a CDS encoding PPC domain-containing DNA-binding protein — translated: MIFRVSASQQKLVGRVDDGEELVTELTRICRSNGVAAAELRAVGQFSEIELAAFDPRRGEYVKVVEGEGYFELVSLNGNVSTLGDEVVLRLDAVFNALGPAGPQLVAGQLRRAKALSAEFVVDVFGDLRMKRRLDTASGRLELETIEQIERPSERKEPAAASSASAAPSAPAASEPAASAGGTPGLSWADAIAEADSTETRREQARKGRPAPKKPARAASFDDDLDGPMLKAGDILDHPKLGRCRVMKVEDEDYCHIRLPRGKIRKMMMEVLDIRFVGEEDGRNVFEARVRR
- a CDS encoding NUDIX hydrolase, which gives rise to MSSRFAPERVRQRLGELGWEPAVHFDRVPGLEGRPLREAAVLAPLCQVGQELHLVFTERPDSMRQHSGEVSFPGGRRDPGDDRLRDTALREAHEEIGLLPGDVQLYGSLVRMPTISGYEVTTFVGEFAHPYELVANPAEIEEMFMVPLGHLADPAFQRVEKRSWDGVSYDLHFYEFEGHTIWGATGYMVSVLLDFLAGRRLDEGRWTAK
- the coaBC gene encoding bifunctional phosphopantothenoylcysteine decarboxylase/phosphopantothenate--cysteine ligase CoaBC — its product is MALKVVLGVSGGIAAYKACELVRALIKRGDEVRVVMTRNAQEFVTPLTFQALTQQPVGVATFDAGYEAQIGHIELARWADVVLVAPATANTIAKMARGMADDLLTTVLLATRAPVVVAPAMNTQMYLHPRVQANLETLRQTERHLVIEPDAGELACGEVGAGRLPDPPVILAELDRALSPQLLKGKRVLLSAGPTREAIDAARFLSNPSSGKMGYALAAAARSLGAEVTLVSGPTALEAPYGVTRVDVVSAVQMHGEVMARASEVDVAMMVAAVADWRPSHPSDKKMPKGQMSPTLELERNPDILAELGERFGEGSETEEGARRPLVVGFAAESHDVIERARAKRARKGAHAIVANVIGGPASTFGAESATVHLLVGDEEPRTFSGTKPEVARALWEALARRLQS
- a CDS encoding uracil-DNA glycosylase family protein — encoded protein: MTKRAYVKALVGDLRRYLQWQQAQGVIGSSPASEADRAAFEAFKEARQERQLAKMRANLGSGSSSAGASRAPERAPSHPGSAAASRPVGSERPGGSERPAPASQAPSPPQRPSFKEPSAPAQPQVAPTSQNASDAGAPIWAQLGARTRPTFSGGGGGAAGPDRSPKSPSNASRGEDRRSSPGGAGPSTNTSSKPAPSSSAQKSPPVSLNDEPPPYDDYDGPMYDEALSYEDYSHEELLSSPPPSSAPHKSAAPGPAAQKSAAQKSAASMTPAEKMDFLQKYLGDCRRCGLCESRTQIVFGQGSPTARLMFIGDAPDGDDDRAGRPFAGASGDLLSGMIKAMGLSREQVYIANVVKCRPAGDRRPQAGEVSECLPFLKKQIKVVQPDVIVALGGFATLALLGQAARRPEVRGSWQSFEGIALLPTFHPDDLLRDTSKKRPAWEDLQKVMKRLG
- a CDS encoding L-erythro-3,5-diaminohexanoate dehydrogenase yields the protein MSERRGHDLGLHRVIEPEGALPQAAQRLDAESEAFDNEIVIDVQTLNIDSASFHQIIGELGRDEEKVAERVRSIVAERGKMQNPVTGSGGMLLGTVKAIGKDYKGPVELKVGQRVASLVSLTLTPLKIDRVIKVHLDADQMDIEGTAYLWPSSPIVAMPEDLPERVALSALDVCGAPAQTARLVAGQKRVLVLGAGKSGMLCAATARATLGDAGEVYAVDLHDTNLKLLKEAGIVDDFRTANAKVPTEVLHAVEAMTGGELVDVVINTCNVSGTEMSAILPARDRGVVYFFNMATDFSRAALGSEGVGKDVDLLIGNGYAHGHAELTLKMVREFEVVRSRLEALTGEG
- the clpX gene encoding ATP-dependent Clp protease ATP-binding subunit ClpX: MKTTDSESKVRCSFCGKEARDVQKLIAGPKVHICDECVSLCREIIEEDRHREPEKKKELKEMRPSQIKNFLDEHIVGQDRAKRALSVAVYNHYKRIRSAELEAAGAEPHEEDEGVELTKGNILLIGPTGSGKTLMAQSLAKKLDVPFTIADATSLTEAGYVGEDVENVVKNLWLAADRDVERASRGIVCIDEIDKISRRGDSPSSTRDVGGEGVQQALLKMVESSRVMITPEGSRNRPQQEFIQVDTGNILFIASGSFQGLTDIIARRIGKSQMGFGADFSKRLESSNDLLRHVRPEDVVKFGMIPEFVGRFPVIVAFDELSEDMLVEILWKPKNSLVKQYQKLFELENVKLRFNQDAMVAIVREAIKRKTGARGLRAIIEEVMLDIMYELPSLENVRECVITEESVLHREKPMLVYEKQSA
- a CDS encoding tRNA1(Val) (adenine(37)-N6)-methyltransferase; amino-acid sequence: MARKKRDIRNVEPTFKGWAVPGPLPDVARMMDFEPGEGESLDALSGHFRIFQLKKGHRFSTDDVLTAWYGSSWCPSAGTVLDLGSGVGSVGMTAAWRLRGARFVTVEAQEESVVLARRSAAYNGLEDRYEIRQGDFRDPEVLAEDERFDLVLGSPPYWPLSDGTQGDHPQKVACRFEVRGSVADYAEVAAAHLNPGGVFACVFPVDRPQQKVRPWEAAENADMTIVRWRPVIFREGNPPLIGLFVMMRNVDLPEAVRGQTWEEPPLIIRDSDGEVHPEYRAVKMSFGFSPLG